One Candidatus Berkelbacteria bacterium genomic region harbors:
- a CDS encoding SIS domain-containing protein: MIDMEHEYHSFTVSVLDEIYQVTKTVDTAEVDNFVEEILRAEKVFFIAVGRVFLSLQCMAKRLSHLGIDCHVVGSITEKAITSKDLLVVASGSGESKVPVIISQIAKKHNAKVGLITSAEQSTIKSMADLCVHLKCPTKTNMQEGVKSIQPMSTLFDQSLHVFGDILSLIIQNRKSVHGHELWKYHANLE, translated from the coding sequence ATGATTGATATGGAGCATGAATATCACAGTTTTACTGTTTCAGTATTGGATGAAATATACCAGGTCACTAAAACAGTTGACACAGCTGAGGTTGACAATTTTGTCGAGGAGATACTGCGGGCTGAGAAAGTGTTCTTCATAGCAGTCGGCCGCGTATTTCTCTCATTGCAGTGCATGGCCAAGCGCCTCAGCCATTTAGGTATAGATTGCCATGTCGTCGGCTCGATAACCGAGAAGGCAATAACCAGCAAAGACCTTCTTGTGGTGGCGAGCGGCTCCGGCGAGAGCAAAGTGCCTGTCATAATATCACAAATCGCAAAGAAGCACAACGCCAAGGTAGGGCTCATTACATCCGCCGAGCAGTCGACAATAAAATCCATGGCCGACCTGTGCGTGCACCTGAAATGCCCGACAAAGACCAACATGCAGGAAGGAGTGAAGTCGATACAGCCCATGAGCACGCTGTTTGACCAATCACTTCACGTATTCGGCGACATCCTGTCGCTCATCATACAAAACAGAAAAAGCGTTCACGGCCACGAATTGTGGAAATACCACGCGAACCTGGAATGA
- a CDS encoding alcohol dehydrogenase catalytic domain-containing protein — protein MIDNKMKAAILESPKNMRVGVVETPSPKEGEILLKVGACGVCGSDLRFFEHGDRIKKFPFVMGHEIAGTVVETGKNVENFRVGDRLAMGNEIPCRNCDECRKGLDMLCQNVISIGSTVPGGFAEYLLLQKEAVERGPINFMPKNLDFVEASFAEPLACVYNGMEFAGMREGKSVLVIGAGPIGNLMVNLAQVMGASNTVIVDKNEKRLGMSRPTGADNYIYDENNDFVEEAVKLTGGRGYDIVVSACSDIEAHRACTQAVAKGGFVNLFGGVPKGTDDVVSFSNNYMHYRQFAIGGSFSSTKEHHAKALEILARGKIKTKSIITHRMPLDDILKAFDVVKNREGLKVVVEP, from the coding sequence ATGATAGATAACAAAATGAAAGCCGCCATTCTTGAGAGCCCTAAAAATATGAGAGTCGGCGTTGTCGAAACACCTTCCCCGAAAGAAGGTGAGATACTCCTTAAAGTTGGCGCTTGCGGAGTGTGTGGTTCTGACCTTAGGTTTTTCGAACACGGCGACAGGATAAAGAAATTTCCTTTCGTGATGGGGCATGAAATCGCCGGCACTGTTGTTGAGACGGGAAAGAACGTGGAAAATTTCAGAGTCGGCGACAGGCTGGCCATGGGAAACGAGATACCTTGCAGGAACTGCGATGAATGTAGAAAAGGTTTGGATATGCTTTGCCAGAACGTTATCTCCATAGGCTCGACCGTTCCCGGAGGCTTCGCTGAATACCTGCTTTTACAGAAGGAAGCGGTGGAACGCGGGCCGATTAATTTCATGCCAAAAAACCTTGATTTTGTAGAGGCGTCATTCGCAGAGCCGCTTGCATGCGTATATAACGGCATGGAATTTGCCGGCATGAGAGAAGGGAAAAGCGTTCTTGTGATAGGAGCAGGTCCTATAGGAAATCTTATGGTCAATCTGGCGCAGGTAATGGGCGCCTCAAATACAGTCATAGTTGACAAGAACGAGAAGAGGCTTGGTATGTCAAGGCCGACAGGCGCCGACAATTACATATATGATGAAAACAACGACTTTGTTGAAGAGGCTGTAAAGCTGACAGGCGGAAGGGGCTATGATATAGTTGTGTCCGCATGCAGCGACATTGAAGCGCACCGCGCCTGCACACAGGCCGTGGCGAAAGGCGGCTTCGTGAACCTTTTCGGCGGCGTGCCCAAAGGCACTGATGACGTCGTTTCATTCTCGAACAACTACATGCACTACAGGCAGTTCGCAATAGGCGGCTCGTTCTCGTCAACGAAGGAGCATCACGCGAAGGCTTTGGAAATTCTTGCCAGAGGCAAAATAAAAACCAAGAGCATCATAACCCACAGGATGCCGCTCGACGACATCCTGAAGGCGTTTGATGTGGTAAAAAACCGAGAAGGGCTGAAGGTTGTAGTGGAGCCATGA
- a CDS encoding galactitol-1-phosphate 5-dehydrogenase, with product MELMDAVVVEDIGNVVCKKIPFPQCGDNDVIVRTERSGICSTDVVRSMKTGFYHYPIVPGHEFCGVVVQKGKNVINAVIDERVVVYPLIPCKKCVSCTKGDFNLCEKYDFLGSRCNGGHEEYVKCPAENLIKIPDGVGFDEASMTEPASVGLHANRVSGKGENVVIMGLGPIGFFTAQWAKIFGAKKVIAVDRNKHRFDIGKKVGIDEFINSKEVSISQAVKDLTGGMGADIVFECSGAEDLQKESIAAAAKHGKVVILGNPLKDLIVSKEYYSMILRRELSVMGSWSSLISTKEWDESLKHMKTGGIKAAPVITHDFRISDAKTVIEDMYSKKFEFSKVVFRM from the coding sequence ATGGAATTGATGGATGCAGTTGTCGTTGAGGATATAGGAAATGTCGTATGCAAAAAAATACCATTCCCTCAATGCGGCGACAATGACGTTATTGTACGCACCGAGAGGTCAGGCATCTGCAGCACGGATGTCGTGAGGTCGATGAAGACCGGCTTCTACCATTATCCTATAGTTCCCGGACACGAGTTCTGCGGCGTGGTAGTCCAGAAAGGGAAGAACGTCATAAATGCCGTGATAGATGAGCGTGTCGTTGTCTACCCCCTCATACCATGCAAGAAATGCGTGTCCTGTACAAAGGGGGATTTCAATCTCTGCGAAAAATATGATTTTCTCGGCTCGCGGTGCAACGGGGGACATGAGGAGTATGTAAAGTGCCCTGCGGAGAATCTGATAAAAATACCGGATGGCGTCGGCTTCGACGAGGCATCCATGACGGAGCCTGCATCGGTCGGCCTCCATGCAAACAGGGTTTCCGGCAAGGGTGAAAATGTTGTAATCATGGGCCTGGGGCCTATAGGCTTTTTCACGGCCCAGTGGGCAAAGATATTCGGCGCCAAGAAAGTGATAGCGGTTGACAGGAATAAGCACAGGTTTGACATAGGCAAAAAGGTCGGGATTGACGAATTCATAAATTCAAAGGAAGTCAGTATTTCCCAGGCAGTAAAGGATTTGACGGGAGGCATGGGCGCGGATATCGTCTTCGAATGCTCGGGGGCGGAGGACCTGCAGAAGGAGTCTATTGCTGCCGCGGCAAAGCACGGAAAAGTCGTGATATTAGGAAATCCGCTGAAAGACCTTATTGTAAGCAAGGAATACTATTCGATGATACTTCGCCGGGAACTCAGCGTGATGGGCTCATGGAGTTCCCTCATCTCGACAAAGGAATGGGACGAGTCGCTGAAGCACATGAAAACGGGCGGGATAAAGGCGGCTCCCGTCATAACACACGACTTCCGCATAAGCGATGCCAAGACCGTTATAGAGGACATGTACAGCAAAAAGTTCGAGTTCTCCAAAGTTGTCTTCAGAATGTAG